A DNA window from Ctenopharyngodon idella isolate HZGC_01 chromosome 8, HZGC01, whole genome shotgun sequence contains the following coding sequences:
- the LOC127517130 gene encoding H-2 class II histocompatibility antigen, E-S beta chain-like — protein MSLPKVLGCHLILMLSSFTGAANGYYEYMWSRCIYSNRDFSDMVYIDNYSFNKDVDVQFNSTVGYYVGYTEPGVHYAQLWNNDTIGLQQERAEVERVCKPNAELYYTAHLIGKAVPPKVKLSSVTQAGGRHPAMLMCSAYRFYPRWITVSWMRDGKVVKSDVTSTEEMPNGDWYYQIHSHLEYTPKSGEKISCAVDHAGLTKPIIIDWDPSLPESERNKIAIGASGLVLGIIIAAAGLIYYKKKSSGRILVPS, from the exons ATGTCACTGCCGAAGGTCTTGGGTTGTCATCTCATATTGATGCTGTCTTCATTCACTGGAGCAG cTAATGGATACTACGAGTATATGTGGAGTAGATGCATCTACAGTAACCGTGATTTCAGTGACATGGTGTACATTGATAACTATTCCTTCAATAAAGATGTGGATGTACAGTTCAACAGCACTGTGGGGTATTATGTGGGGTATACTGAACCTGGAGTACATTATGCACAATTATGGAACAATGATACCATCGGTCTGCAGCAAGAGAGAGCTGAGGTGGAGAGAGTCTGCAAACCTAATGCTGAATTATATTACACCGCTCATCTTATTGGCAAAGCAG TGCCACCAAAGGTCAAGCTCAGTTCAGTGACTCAGGCTGGTGGAAGACACCCAGCTATGTTGATGTGCAGCGCTTACCGCTTCTACCCACGCTGGATCACAGTGTCCTGGATGAGAGATGGTAAAGTTGTGAAGTCTGATGTGACTTCAACTGAGGAGATGCCTAACGGAGACTGGTACTACCAGATTCACTCCCACCTAGAATACACTCCCaaatctggagagaagatctcctGTGCGGTGGATCACGCCGGCTTAACTAAACCCATCATCATAGACTGGG ATCCATCTCTTCCTGAGTCTGAGAGGAATAAAATAGCCATTGGAGCCTCTGGCCTGGTGCTGGGAATCATCATAGCAGCTGCTGGACTCATTTACTACAAGAAGAAATCATCAG gGAGGATCCTGGTACCATCTTAA